The window TGCTCACACTAGCTCTATCCAAAAGCTGGAAAATTAGGCAACTTGATGTAAATAATGCCTTTCTGCATGGTGACTTGGCCGAGGATGTCTACATGAAACAGCCAAAGGGATATGAAGTTGGTGATGGCAGCTTAGTATGCAAGCTCACAAAGGCTCTCTATGGCTTAAAGCAGGCACCAAGGGCCTGGTATCACAAGCTGTCCACAGCCTTGCAACACTTGGGGTTTAATGCCACAAAATCTGATGTCTCTGTCTTCATCAATCTTAGGCATAACTCAGTGGTAATTGTATTGGTATATGTAGATGATATACTCATCACAGGGGGACTCTGATGAAGCAGTTTCTCAAGTAATTCAGCAGTTGAACAATCGGTTTGCACTAAAGGACATGGGTGAACTGCATTATTTTCTAGGTGTTCAAGTCACTAAAACTGCTAGGGGTGGTCTAATACTCTCACAAGAGAAGTATGTCAGAGACCTACTCAAGAAGGCGGATATGGAAAATTGCAAACCATGTCAGACTCCTTTGCCTTCTTCAGTAAAGTTCTCTGCATTTGGTGGTTCAGTATTCAAAAACCCAAAGCTATACAGGTCAGTGGTGGGTAGCCTGCAGTACCTAACCATCACTCGACCAGAATTAGCCTATAGTGTTGGCAAGGTGTCTCAGTTCATGCAAACACCTTTAGATGAGCATTGGAAGCTAGTAAAAAGGATGCTTAGATATGTAAGTGGTACAGCAAGTTTTGGGTTACACTTGCATAAAACTACCATTCACAACATTAGAGCATACAGTGACTCTGATTGGGGAGGAGATCCGGATGACAGAAAATCCACTGGAGGCTTCTGTGTTTTTCTTGGAGAAAATCTAATTTCCTGGAGCTCAAAGAAGCAAGGTGCTGTTGCCAGGTCCAGCACTGAAGCTGAATATAGAGCTATGGCTGATCTTGTGGCTGAATTAATCTGGATTAAGGGTCTCATGATTGAGCTTCGTGCCAAACTCTCAACACCCCCTTCAATGTTCTGTGATAATCTAAGTGCTGTATTGCTTGCTGCCAATCCAATTCTGCACTCAAAGTCTAAGCACTTTGAAACTGATTTGCAATTTGTTCGAGACTATGTGGCTAAACAGGTGGTTCAAGTTAGTCATGTCCCTGGTACAATACAACTAGCTGATGTGTTGACAAAGTCCTTGCCAAGTGCTACGTTTCTAGAATTCAGATCTAAGCTAATGGTGGAAGACTTGAAGAAGCTCAATGTTGCTGGACTCAATCAAGAAGAGTCAAGGGAGGAAGCAGTCAAGGAGCATCCTGAAAACTCAAAAAGGAATAATGAAGCAACAGCAGAGAGACCAATCAGTAGGGGTCATGATGGAGTTGTTCAGTTAACAAGTCTGAAGCAACAACCAAAAAGGCCAATCAGCAGGGGTGATGAGAGAGTTGAGTTAGCCAAGTAAAGTTAGCTAGTGCTGTTAGTAAACACAATTAGTTAGGCATTACTGTTAGAGTTAGCTTTTGTAATTGCAGCACGTGTTAGAAGTTAGTTATGACAGCTGGATTTACCCTTGTATATATAGTTAAGTCTCAAGCCAAAATGCTGAGCCAGAAGATTCACAGTTAACAAAACCAAATCAATACAgattcagtttttctctccttctctctgcTTTCTCTGTTTCTGCACTCTCaatcttccctctccctttcctcttcttcttgATTGAGTCTGGTACCTCTACAATGAGCTCGCTTGCTTCTGAGGTTCTATGCTTGAATTTGTTTGCGATTTTGCTGCCttctgatttttgttttttttttttactgatttCGATTTATTTGCTGCcttcttgattttgattttctgatCTCACCTCCTTCTGAATCTGAGGTTCTGTGGTTGATTTTCTGATCTCGCCTCCTTCATCAgtgaatttattttatattgcttcatgatttttgtttgctgcttctgatttttgtttgctgcttcatgatttttatttttgatttatttgctgaggttatttgttcatcagtgaatttgtttttgattgcttcatgatttttgtttgctgcttctgatttttgtttgctgcttcatgaatTTGATTTTCTGAGTGTTTACTGGCTTcattatttgtttgtttgctggCTTCATGATTCTGAGGTTATTTGTTCATAAATTTGTTTGCTGGCTTCATGaatttgtttgctgcttcatgaaATCCTCTGAGACTGCTAATTACAAGGTGATAATACTCATTCACATTGCATTCAAATTCTCCTTTTGTCT is drawn from Arachis hypogaea cultivar Tifrunner chromosome 12, arahy.Tifrunner.gnm2.J5K5, whole genome shotgun sequence and contains these coding sequences:
- the LOC112730287 gene encoding uncharacterized mitochondrial protein AtMg00810-like, translated to MGELHYFLGVQVTKTARGGLILSQEKYVRDLLKKADMENCKPCQTPLPSSVKFSAFGGSVFKNPKLYRSVVGSLQYLTITRPELAYSVGKVSQFMQTPLDEHWKLVKRMLRYVSGTASFGLHLHKTTIHNIRAYSDSDWGGDPDDRKSTGGFCVFLGENLISWSSKKQGAVARSSTEAEYRAMADLVAELIWIKGLMIELRAKLSTPPSMFCDNLSAVLLAANPILHSKSKHFETDLQFVRDYVAKQVVQVSHVPGTIQLADVLTKSLPSATFLEFRSKLMVEDLKKLNVAGLNQEESREEAVKEHPENSKRNNEATAERPISRGHDGVVQLTSLKQQPKRPISRGDERVELAK